TAACCACTAGAAACAGTAACTGGGAAAACTAGACGGGGTTGGCCATGGGAGAGTTGGCAAAGTTACATCATTGCTAACAGCACCTTCTACACGAAACACGAAACACCAAAGAGCGCAAGATGGAGAGTGAAAATCTGTCGTGTCCTTGGGAATATGGTTCCaagattgattaattgattgatagattgattgatagcttgattgattgattgactgactaTACTTGACTTACCTCAATGAGTCGTAAACACTCCCGTAGGTGAAGAGATAAGTCCTCAAACTCTCCTCCTGAATCTTCCTGTTATGTCAGAGAAATATGaacaacaaaatttaacaactcactccgcggtagtgcagttaataataatcctttaagctaaagtagtagttccagccaattttctataccttccatCCAGGTCTAAGTtataaagcaggacagttcttttcagaactgagaagtctcccaaacatcggataaatctactctgtggtagtagaatatagcaagacatttctcgaaaaaaaaaaaaactcatggcaagtagatacacacatggtggaaccgcaacaaaatatatattgatacctcaccatgcaatgcctcaaatcatatagaCAAGAGGTTGgaaacaaaagacaaaatcaaaagtaGGAAGAGAGAGAACAAGTACTAAATTACTAGGAAAATACTAGAGTTTTTCCCACCTTGTGATGAGATCACGAACATGGTCACTGTTTGGGAAGAGATTCCACACCTTCCCATTCATCTTCTCATTCACCAAGAAATCTTTACACGCTTTCCAGTTGCCGTAGCGCATTGCGCGAGACGCGGCCACCACGTGCTCTCGCATACTCTCTGGGGGTCCTACTAGGGTCTGACGCTCACTCAGTCTCAGCTGATGATGGAAGCTTTTGCTGATCATGCGGCGACGGATGTCAAAGTTATGGGCTGTGCATAGGTATAGAAAAGATTTCTCAGATTAAATTGGGGAATGCCAATATTAACAAAAAGGTGAAAAAAATTTGGCAAGtacatgaacaaaaataattggtTTGGAAATAACATTCCGAGGGTCGATATTAAGTGTACTTTCatggtagtcagcagggctagAACTCAGAatttttagtagccctgatgagattttggtagcccaaaaaaaaacattatctctTGAGTCACTGCAAAAATCGTTCACCAAAAGTATTTCATTTTACAATACCATCAGCACAGTTCATTATTGTTTGTGATGATGatttgtgcattattttttCACTAGCCTGTCGGGCTATCAAACTGGATAAATGAGTAGCCCTGTTGTAAATCTGGTAGTCCTAGGCTAGCGGGCTAGTGGCAATTTCGACCCCTGCATTAACACGTCTACAGACAATATTTCCACtgagccttggtttggttacatcACAATGAATGGAAAATGGCTACATCTTGGTACGTTAAATCTTACAGGCCATATATGGTATTTCCAACAGCATAGCAGACACTAGATAGACACATTCCAGTAGTTCTAGATTAATGTGCATATGAAATAATGATATAAAATCTTACAGGCCATGTATGGGATCTCCAGCAGCATAGCAGACACTAGATAGACACATTCCAGTAGTTCTAGATTAATGTGCATATGGAACGGTAACTGACGACTCTTCTCAATTTTCTCCTGGGTAGGATCTCGCTCCTGCTGCCTCTGCATCAATAGCCCCTGGAATATTCAATTCAACatgacatttatttccatattgcaaaatgtacatgtatacaagcaATTTAAAAGAAGGTCTACTGAACAAAGATATATAAAGATCTACTAGAATAAAATTTATAGAAGACACAATGAAAcagagcgcctgtctgaaaagGGTGCAACATGCTTGGACATTCCATTGTGAAGCGTGCACATTGCATGCACTTTCTGTGTTGTGCTTTGTTTGCCCTGTAACCAATAAGGCCACAGGGTACTGGACTCCATGCTTAAAATCTCCCTTTTTCCAGGGATGGTTATGTAATTACAGACCTTTTGTTTGACAAGTGAGGATTACAAGAGATCGAGAGGCTGCCAGCATTGTAATTGTTATGGGAGGCAAGCCTAAGATAAGATTAAGATTCAGTCAAACAGCTTAGGCTTTGAGTCAccaaatggtgttggattttCCTAGAGCGAGTAAGGGTCCTAACATATCATCCCAGGGAGCTGAAGCTCagtaaaaatataacttttaaaCAATACTTTAAATCGAAAACTATCTGACAACCCtttgcaataatttttttgatttgACTCAACATTTAGTAGAATTATTAATCAGTTGAAAGGTTTGGGGTTCTATTCCAACCTGTGCAAGGAGCTCCTTGGCTCGACCACCGCTCTGGATATCCAGCAATGCATGATGGGCATCCTTGATGTTACCATGACGAAATGCGCACAGACCTAGTTGCACCATGGTCCGGTTGTATAAGATCTGGTGGAAATACAAAGTAGTGATGTGAATGGATAATATTCCgcatgttgtggccgagtgaTCTAGTAAAATTAGTTTGTGTTCTGATAGCTACGCAATGAGAGTGTGAGTTTCGTTTCTCAGTTttgtcacttgtgtccttgagcaagtcaTGAAAATTGCTTCTCGTCACCAAGGAGGTAAATGTGATGTGGAGGcaaatataaaaatgtatttgaCTTAAGCTTGGTGTGCAACAGCTCTCGCAACACAGATAtacattatcattattaaattatttctcCGGCGAtaaacgtgccagcgctctaccaacggAGCTATCAAGccatttgttattttgtcaatacctttgttcggggtgccagtcagaagccatacaaccattagctgctgtatagccagggatcataccTTAGTTttcgatacaacctgggaagcagccaGGTAATCACATTAAGGGGatgcaattttttatttcagaaatatGTTAACATCTGAAATAacagggagactgccaatatagggctagatagctcagttggtagatgGCTTGCATGTTAATCCATAGgccgttggttcaaatcccactctagtcagtttttctttgttcaccccaaatcataaaattaaaaaaaattacccagtcagtttcccttgtgatttatttagctgtGTAGGAATATCAGAGTGTTGTATATTGGACTGGTCTAAAGTAAATAGTTAGTTTACCTGTGTAGGAATATCGGAGTGTTGTATATTGGACTATTGTATATTGGACTGGTCTATATAAAATTGACTGTTTACCTGTGTAGGAATATCGGAGTGTTGTATATTGGACTGGAGGTGGGACATTAGCATGAGATCTCTAGCCATGTACCAGCGATCATGGAGAGCATGGTGGTAGATGTGACACAGCATGCCTCGTGTACGGATCAGGTCAGTAGTGTCCTTAGAATAGATGAACTTGCACATGCGGTCCATTAACTCCCCTGTGGACTCTGTATTAGAACAAAAAGGTAATTATACATGTGTATGAAATCCACTATTATAAATGATTGTGATGCgttcaagcaaaatgagttggCTGTTGGCCCAGGTCCTTTTAATTTTTCTTAAACATTTGAACAGAGCATAATCTACGCTTTAATACTGTTAAAACCCTCTGCTGATACCACCTTTGGTTAAACACttttgaaagtagaaacaccaagagatgtgaGAATAAAATTGAGAAAAGGGGTTTAAAGTCAAGTTTTTTatcaaaaacacaaaggcacATTTTCTTAGAAGGATAATTGTAGCAATTTTTTACGTTATTTATCAGGCAGGAAGTTGCCAAATCAAAATACGATATATTTTGGAAATAACaattcttttttgaaaatttccctcatgttttggcttgtttctccatacTGATATTTACCACAAACGACGCTTTTATCTTGAATGCATCACACTTGGATTTCTGGACTAATAATTACAGGGACAGCTCTTCCCAAGAAAATTGTCAGTTATAGAAATTTAAGTGTAAATGGTCAACAAAAACTTCATGGAAAAAACTTGTACACATCAAATGAAGCTTCCCAAGAAAATTGTCAGTTATAGAAATTTAAGTGTAAATGGTCAACAAAAACTTCATGGAAAAAACTTGTACACATCAAATGAAGCTCATAAATTCATCCACTAACCTTCAGACTTCTCAACCTCCTCATTGTCCTTGGTCTCCTCCTTCGTCTCGGTTTCTTGTCCTTCTTCtttcttctcttcttctttcttctcttcttctttcttctcTTCTTCCTCTTTCTTCTCCTCTACTTTCCTCTCCTCCGGGGATCCCTCTGTCTCCCTCTCACTCTCCTCGATGGTTCCTTTCTCTTCTTTAGTCTCGATGACTTCGCTGTTATCAACCGGAGACTCTGGGTCCTTCAACTCCCCCTTGCTCTCCTTCAAGATACGCTCTCTTCGTTCTTGTACTTGCTTCTCCAACTGCTGCAGCTTATTGTAGTCATACTGTGGGAACATTAATGGTTTTAATTAGTATTTACAAGGGATGAGATGGCATGAAAATGATAAATCCTCAAAGTTGgataggtgaggtttgcagtagcaccatgtgtaaatcttatTTGAGTAGTGATGTTTTTGTTAAGAACCGTTTGTAGACACCTGGTTACACAGCTTTCACTGGTTACATGGCTTATGACTGGCACTTCTGAACAAGGATCTTTACAAAATATGTTGGTTGAGAGCCAGCATGTTAACccagaggttgcaggttcaagtctcGCTCTGTTCAATTTTTCTCTGTTTCATTCCAAGTTATTTGAAATTTATAAACAGAACCTgttaactgaaaaaaaaaaccaccccaaAACAAGAAACATGTAACTTCCAAAAAGGAAATGCCACACTCGAGGGAGTTTACCTTGTAGTAGATGTGGTTGATATAACGTATGTAGATGCGACAGAGATCAGAAGGGCTCCCTCGCTCTTCTAGATATGACTGTAACTTGGTGATCAGACTTGTCACCTTTGTCTCATCCTTCAACCTGAGGTCAAAAGTAGAAGAATTAAATAAGAAACATTTCCGAATTGAAGAAACTAGGCTGCCAGGTGGCAGCAGAGATGCAAGATCAATTTCCACTAAACCATTAAATCAAATCACTCATTCCGAGGACCTCATTCCAGAGAACCCTGCCATTCAAACCCAGTTTGTTTATTCTTTATCTTGTGGCATGTCGTGGCCAAacggtctagttcactggatcCAAGCTCAGGttttgtcagcagcagagtgtgagtttgatACTTGGTCCCGACACTTTTTCCCTTAAGCAAGGCACCTTACCATAGTTGCATAAAAGTTAGGAAGGTAGTGCTTTCggctctaccaaccaggctcctagtgcATGATaaccaagcctacatccttacggactgtgaaggggcaACCCTGCTTCAGCCCAAGGAGTGAgtggcagttgatttgagtTGATAACCCCAGTCAAATTAAGTGTAgtcctcaccttgaagtggacgtcaggccttgtgatgttaggcgatctctcaattaaaaaacaaatctgaaaaatcttaCCTATCTACAAATTCTGTTGAGTGAGCGTCGGCAGACTGGAGGATCTTAGTGAATTCTTTGTCCATACGTTCTACTATGGTGAGAACACAGCCACGGATGCGATATGGCTTCTCCTGAAATACAAAGGCACAGTCAAAGTTGTTAATAGAAAAACAGTGTATGTTGATTTGACAATGTTGTATTTAATACATGGGACCATGACAAAATTAGTCCACGACAATCTACAGATAACCACTGTCCGTggctgagtggataagagcaccagactcaagctctgctgtttctgatcagcaaagggtgggttcgactcccggtcgtgacacttgtgtcctttagcaaaaaaaaattaaccattattgctgcgccCTTCGTATGGGACATAAGGCCAGTGGTCCGGTGTAATGCAATAAAAAtttgaattgcctctagctaccgggcaatctcggtggtctagttggtatgacctgctctagaatcgcgagggttgtgggttcgaatcccacctgagtagtatgcctgtgatttagAGTTggagtgctaacatacatcagtGTATATAGGGTAAAAAACCCAGATTAATAAAAGAACCAAGTCTCGAAAAGAGCACGTTGTTAAAACCatcacatggtgctatgtaatgGAATAGGCCTCATACTTAGCTCCACAATTCCTTGCAagaaaaatactgaatattGGAATGCCACGAGTGTCACTGAGGAATGGACTTATAACATACCCCATAAACTTCTGTATCTTCCTGCACGTTCTCATTGATAGTAATATCTGGATTTGCGATGAGCAGATCCAACATCTCAGAAATGCTGTCCAGGCACCTGAAAGATTAAAGACATTTGAGCGGGTTAGTTTTTGccataaacaaaatgtataaccAGGGTGACAAACAGCGCTGACAAAAAACTCTAAACAAAGTTCCAACGTTACAGTATAAATGACGACACTTGCATCATATGGTAACCCAGTAATAGATTGTGAGAAGCTTTTGGTAACAATATCCTCTATTCTAGAGAAGCTGCTCAAAAAGTGTGATGTATTTCAATCTAGAGAAAGttacaaattattcaaattaaattgCCAGAAACAAGGCTGATTTGAGCAGAAAACTTCCATTAAAACTTTCAAAAGCTATTTTTACAGATTCAAGAAAAGTTATAAAGCCACTAACAATTTtgcatgttacatgtattttggtTTGGGGTAAGCTTTTGCATAGGTACATACGTAGGACAAACACCCATACACATATCTCAATGAAATGTGTGGCGAACAGGTACCAGACTAGGCCGATCTGGAGAATGCAATGCAAAGAATTTCCCCTCTTTTGACTATTAAAACTGTTTTACTATCTCTCATTTCATGCCTTAAATGTTGTATTTAAATTGTTAACCTTTgatggacatgtacatgtttttatatatatagttATCTTTTATATTTACATAAATGGTTACATTTTTAACTCTACTTGTTTTACAACCAGATGTGGGGTGGTAGGTCTTTGGACCACAGTACTTACTCTGCTTTTGTTTCTCCGAGCCCATCTGGAAGTATATTTGTGTTGATTTGTATCATTGTGTTCGCCGAATAAAACAGAATAATAatagttttgaaaaataaatacatacttTGCCCACATATCCGGCTTCATACATGTGGCTACATTAGGGTTGTAGTCATAGATAGCAGCAGTGATATTGAACAAGACTTTCATATCCATGGCTGGTCCCAAGTTGTGTTGGTCGGCGATCGTCCTCAGCTCACGAAGCAACTCAATTTGTTCCTTCCGATTGGTTCCTTTCTTGCCACGGGCAGACACGATCTCATTCAGCTTCTTGATGACCAGGGCGTGAGTGATCTCTGTGTCCTTAGCAAACATCTTGGGCTTTTCCTGTGACGAAATACAGACTCATCAAAATATATGACTGTGTACTTCCATTGTATACCACGACGGTAAATAAAAATACTAAGTGAACGATTGCCCTTGCCTAGCACAGCAAAATGCTACTGGAATAGAATCAGTTGcaactcaaaaatcatcatttgctactaaATATTCAGCATTCCATATGCACAAAACTTGTTCAGTCAAAACAGTTTGCTATGCAAGACTGTTGGATGAAATCATTCCCCAGTAGAAACCACTGGTATGAACCTAAATGCTCATCTAAAACTAAACACACGCTGGTAAACTGATTCCCCAAATTGGCATAACCAAGTATTGCTGTGGTAATAATGTCAGGTGTATAGCACGTCACACTTAAGgcccagtcacactgcagcgaataatgatcacgacgcaaagagaatgcattctattggttgaattgccctaagcagaatacgcacacgctcattcaaccaatagaatgcattctctatTGCGTCGTTATctttatcgtttttgttatcgctacAGTGTGACTCTGCCTTAATGCTAAAAAAAGAAGCTAAGTACCGGAAACTCAGACAAACAAGTAAAATTTCATAAGATTTATAGCAAAtagcaaaatattaaaagagggcgctgttgaacccttATGAAGATATAGGCCATGCGTGTGTAcgtcgtgcatgacaacatacactgCGGTAGCAAATGCCCCATCTACCTACCCGTAACGCATTGCGGTTTTGAATCGTGATAAACCTTATGTCCAGCCAATCTTTGGCAGAACCAACATGTTTACCACTACCCTTTCACGATGAGTGCATATGGTTCTTACTTGTGAGCTGGCCTAAAATCCATGTGTTTATTTTCATGGAAACGCAGACAGGCTCATGGATATCCGGCCCTCGACAATACACAGAACAAATCATGAAGAGATCTTTTTTGACATGCTAGTGAATTACTGACCTTGCTGAGGGGGATTCCACCTTTGACCTTCTCCcatccttcttcttcttcatcatcatcttcttctATTTTAGCTCTCCTCTCATCACGCTCCTTCCGGCGCTGGATTCGCTTCGTCAGAAACTTCTCCTCCTTCTCAGGGTTATTCCTTGAGGTTGAAATAAATCATCAATAGACATTCATTAGTAATTAGGGAATGAATTGATGAcaacctcaaaataatttgtacagATTGACCAATACTGGAAGCTCATTCTattttaaagggtggctgcagtgtttttattttatttatttaaacgattaaacctgaaatatttttaaatattttttattaaatgcgcaagtattttaaaaatggtttcaagagattaggggaacccaccccgcccctaaaagggagccttcatttgcataaacgtgacgtcatgtccgTAACCCgagccccctggctgtgtgcatatagagacgtgtgcactgtgtggcctggtacctaggcgcgtatAGTAATggaaccagactctttttgctgacgatatgtttgaattcccgacgtgacgtcgatggtaggggggcggtaacaatccacaaaaggggggggggcatgacttattcactaattacgcaagtcagataggTCGGgattaaacaaaacacattttattgatgttcaatacatatatcagaaataaatgacaacaaaattaactgttttatttgaattcactgcatcATCCCTTTAAGTGacttgggtttgaacaaagaacaattgactGGAgttggacttgaaccaacgactttCGGACTACCGTACCggcgctctatcaactgagctatctattgatgaatagaaaataaaaataccat
Above is a genomic segment from Asterias rubens chromosome 5, eAstRub1.3, whole genome shotgun sequence containing:
- the LOC117290434 gene encoding eukaryotic translation initiation factor 3 subunit C-like; its protein translation is MASRFFATGSSSESESSSSDNEEPVLQKPIITQQRFFLSDDEEEVKRVVRSAKSKRHDEIMDVIKQLKNQKKIRDVSRVLSSFDDLTRCYQKAQKVLNPDSSIPPRFYIKTLVELEEFINECWEDKKKLSKMNARALSTLRQKLRKYCRDYEKVVAEYKENPDLEKEQDEDQDQGDDDDLGSDDEGGMGIPGSKRTPSKKTGEDDDSDSDSSFWDDSSESESSSSEAEVGYAGLTAAYFLKSNNPEKEEKFLTKRIQRRKERDERRAKIEEDDDEEEEGWEKVKGGIPLSKEKPKMFAKDTEITHALVIKKLNEIVSARGKKGTNRKEQIELLRELRTIADQHNLGPAMDMKVLFNITAAIYDYNPNVATCMKPDMWAKCLDSISEMLDLLIANPDITINENVQEDTEVYGEKPYRIRGCVLTIVERMDKEFTKILQSADAHSTEFVDRLKDETKVTSLITKLQSYLEERGSPSDLCRIYIRYINHIYYKYDYNKLQQLEKQVQERRERILKESKGELKDPESPVDNSEVIETKEEKGTIEESERETEGSPEERKVEEKKEEEEKKEEEKKEEEKKEEGQETETKEETKDNEEVEKSEESTGELMDRMCKFIYSKDTTDLIRTRGMLCHIYHHALHDRWYMARDLMLMSHLQSNIQHSDIPTQILYNRTMVQLGLCAFRHGNIKDAHHALLDIQSGGRAKELLAQGLLMQRQQERDPTQEKIEKSRQLPFHMHINLELLECVYLVSAMLLEIPYMASHNFDIRRRMISKSFHHQLRLSERQTLVGPPESMREHVVAASRAMRYGNWKACKDFLVNEKMNGKVWNLFPNSDHVRDLITRKIQEESLRTYLFTYGSVYDSLSMNTLAEMFELEKPVVHSIISKMIINEELMASWDEPAQTIVMHRCEPTKLQHLALRLSDKVNNLVENGERLLEYRQNDGRGFKQGDGRNFKQDGRGYNKGERGNYNKGDRGYKRDGYKRSDGGGYKRGGGGGRGGYSRGGGRGGYNRDDGGGYKRGDGQGYKRGDGQGYNRGERTAYGRSTYGGSDRGRPRNQNTY